A single Symbiobacterium thermophilum IAM 14863 DNA region contains:
- the selD gene encoding selenide, water dikinase SelD, whose protein sequence is MRLTGPDDTIRLTQYTAKSGUGCKIGPADLSEVLRHLPPSLTNADVIVGLDTPDDAGVYRITDDLALVQTADFFTPIVDDPYWFGAIAAANSLSDIYAMGGRPVTALNLVSFPVSKLDKRILAEILRGGAEKVAEAGAVLIGGHSIDGPEPTYGLAVTGLVHPDRVGAKAGVRPGDRLILTKPIGVGVITTAIKRGLARPADVDEVTQVMAKLNNVVDVLAPFDIRGMTDITGFGLLGHASEMARTSGVGLRLSAGAVPVLPSTYDYAEQGAFPGGSKANFRFLTGEGHVEFAESVPELVRMILCDAVTSGGLLIAVEAARAADLASALTAHGTLAAAVIGEAVAEHPGKIMVID, encoded by the coding sequence ATGCGGCTGACCGGTCCCGACGACACCATCCGGCTGACCCAGTACACCGCCAAGTCCGGCTGAGGCTGCAAGATAGGTCCGGCGGACCTATCCGAGGTGCTCCGGCACCTGCCTCCGTCCCTGACCAACGCCGACGTCATCGTCGGCCTCGACACGCCGGATGACGCCGGGGTCTACCGCATCACCGACGACCTGGCCCTGGTGCAGACGGCGGACTTCTTTACGCCCATCGTCGACGATCCCTACTGGTTCGGCGCCATCGCCGCAGCCAACAGCCTGTCGGACATCTACGCGATGGGCGGGCGGCCGGTCACGGCGCTCAACCTCGTCAGCTTCCCCGTCAGCAAGCTGGACAAGCGCATCCTCGCGGAGATCCTGCGGGGCGGTGCGGAGAAGGTGGCTGAGGCGGGCGCGGTGCTCATCGGCGGCCACTCCATCGACGGCCCCGAGCCCACCTACGGGCTGGCGGTCACCGGGCTCGTCCACCCGGACCGGGTGGGGGCGAAGGCCGGCGTGCGGCCGGGGGACCGGCTGATCCTGACCAAGCCCATCGGGGTCGGCGTCATTACCACGGCCATCAAGCGGGGGCTCGCCCGGCCGGCGGACGTCGACGAGGTGACGCAGGTCATGGCGAAGCTGAACAACGTGGTGGACGTACTCGCGCCCTTCGACATCCGCGGCATGACCGACATCACCGGCTTCGGCCTCCTGGGCCACGCCTCGGAGATGGCCCGCACCAGCGGCGTGGGGCTGCGCCTCTCGGCCGGCGCCGTGCCGGTGCTGCCGTCGACCTATGACTACGCCGAACAGGGCGCCTTCCCCGGCGGCTCCAAGGCCAACTTCCGGTTCCTGACCGGCGAGGGGCACGTGGAGTTCGCCGAGTCGGTGCCTGAGCTGGTGCGGATGATCCTTTGCGACGCGGTCACCTCCGGCGGCCTGCTGATCGCGGTGGAGGCCGCGCGGGCCGCGGATCTGGCTTCAGCCCTTACAGCACACGGGACGCTGGCCGCTGCCGTCATCGGCGAGGCGGTGGCCGAGCATCCCGGGAAGATCATGGTGATAGACTGA
- the selA gene encoding L-seryl-tRNA(Sec) selenium transferase — translation MKPWQQSALRAIPPVNEILETPTGQRLLAERARALVVDAVGEALDALRRKIAAAASEEELAVLDRSPEGLAADAAARLSRRLRPRLRRVINATGVVIHTNMGRAPLAEEAVAAIVDIAGRYNNLELDLSTGERGSRYAHVEALLAELTGAEAAMVVNNNAAAVLLMLSALAAGKEVVVSRGELVEIGGSFRVPDVMKQGGARLVEVGTTNKTHPRDYEEAIGPETCALLKVHRSNFRLEGFTAEVSVAELARIAHRHGLPCLVDWGSGVMLDLSRYGLPHEATMPELIAAGADLVTFSGDKLLGAPQGGFIVGRRDLVERCRRHPLTRAVRVDKLTLAGIEATLKLYLEPERAAERIPAVRMLTASREQIAPRAEALAGKLRAAGIACEVIDGVSRAGGGALPGVDLPTRLVAVAHPAPQEVEARLRAFDPPVMVRIQAGLLLLDPRTLWDDELDVVVSALRSAIV, via the coding sequence ATGAAGCCATGGCAGCAGTCGGCGCTGCGCGCCATCCCGCCGGTCAACGAGATTCTGGAGACGCCCACCGGCCAGCGGCTGCTGGCCGAGCGCGCCCGCGCCCTGGTGGTGGACGCGGTGGGCGAGGCCCTGGACGCCCTGCGCAGGAAGATCGCGGCCGCGGCCAGCGAGGAGGAGCTGGCCGTCCTGGACCGCAGCCCCGAGGGGCTGGCGGCCGACGCCGCGGCGCGCCTCAGCCGGAGGCTGAGGCCCCGGCTGCGCCGGGTGATCAACGCGACCGGCGTGGTGATTCACACCAACATGGGCCGGGCGCCCCTGGCGGAGGAGGCGGTGGCGGCCATCGTCGACATCGCGGGGCGGTACAACAACCTGGAGCTGGACCTCTCCACCGGCGAGCGGGGCTCCCGCTACGCCCACGTGGAGGCGCTGCTGGCCGAGCTTACCGGCGCCGAGGCGGCCATGGTGGTGAACAACAACGCCGCCGCGGTGCTGCTCATGCTCTCCGCCCTGGCGGCGGGGAAGGAGGTCGTCGTCTCCCGCGGCGAGCTGGTGGAGATCGGCGGCTCCTTCCGGGTGCCGGACGTGATGAAGCAGGGCGGCGCCCGGCTGGTGGAGGTGGGCACCACCAACAAGACCCACCCCCGGGACTACGAGGAGGCCATCGGTCCGGAGACCTGCGCGCTGCTGAAGGTGCACCGGTCCAACTTCCGGCTGGAGGGCTTCACCGCCGAGGTCTCGGTGGCGGAGCTGGCCCGGATCGCCCACCGGCACGGGCTGCCGTGCCTGGTGGACTGGGGCTCGGGGGTCATGCTGGACCTCTCCCGCTACGGGCTGCCGCACGAGGCGACCATGCCCGAGCTCATCGCCGCCGGCGCCGACCTGGTCACCTTCTCCGGGGACAAGCTGCTGGGCGCGCCCCAGGGCGGCTTCATCGTCGGCCGGCGGGACCTGGTGGAGCGGTGCCGCAGGCACCCGCTCACCCGCGCCGTGCGGGTGGACAAGCTGACGCTGGCCGGTATAGAGGCCACCCTGAAGCTGTACCTGGAGCCTGAGCGGGCCGCGGAACGGATTCCGGCGGTGCGCATGCTCACCGCCTCCCGGGAGCAGATCGCCCCCCGGGCCGAGGCCCTGGCCGGCAAGCTGAGGGCGGCCGGCATCGCCTGCGAGGTCATCGACGGCGTCTCCCGGGCCGGCGGCGGCGCCCTGCCGGGCGTCGACCTGCCCACCCGCCTGGTGGCGGTCGCCCACCCGGCGCCGCAGGAGGTGGAGGCCCGCCTGCGCGCCTTCGACCCGCCGGTGATGGTGCGCATCCAGGCGGGGCTCCTGCTCCTCGATCCGCGCACGCTCTGGGACGACGAACTGGACGTGGTGGTATCTGCCCTGCGGTCCGCCATCGTCTAA
- a CDS encoding D-alanyl-D-alanine carboxypeptidase family protein → MLNRKGLRPAWAIALVALVAVLLTGTLTAPAQAAPALDLEARSAVLLDFATGQVLYEKNPDEPIAPASLTKLMTLHLAFKRIEAGQMSYDDPVVVSRNAWAANFPDSSLMFLEPGDKVTVGEVMKGLAIVSGNDAAVALAEHIGGTVENFVKMMNDEAQALGFKTFRFVDPHGLSPQNQVTAGEFARFARLYIQLHPESLEMLHSQKEYSYPQYENLSDARQAVTSPEAHEPITQMNRNGLLWTYEGVDGLKTGFVDEAGFNLAVTAQRGGMRLVGVLLGIQADSIPEGSAKREAEGAALLSWGFNNFVTVKPQMPEVKPVRVWKGAANEVTLQAAGGTPTLVLEKGLESSLTASVRQEESVTAPVAKGQKLGEVIFAADGQEVARLDLVAAEDVPQGGFFKRIWDSLKLWIHGFFNR, encoded by the coding sequence TTGTTGAATCGCAAGGGACTTCGCCCCGCTTGGGCCATTGCACTGGTGGCCCTGGTGGCCGTGCTGCTCACCGGAACGCTCACCGCACCCGCGCAGGCAGCACCCGCCCTGGACCTGGAGGCGCGGTCCGCGGTGCTGCTGGACTTCGCGACGGGCCAGGTGCTGTACGAGAAGAACCCGGATGAGCCCATCGCACCGGCCTCGCTCACCAAGCTGATGACCCTGCACCTGGCCTTCAAGCGCATCGAGGCCGGGCAGATGAGCTACGACGACCCGGTCGTCGTCAGCCGGAACGCGTGGGCGGCCAATTTCCCCGACTCGTCGCTGATGTTCCTGGAGCCCGGCGACAAGGTGACGGTGGGCGAGGTCATGAAGGGCCTGGCCATCGTGTCGGGCAACGACGCCGCCGTGGCCCTGGCGGAGCACATCGGCGGTACGGTGGAGAACTTCGTCAAGATGATGAACGACGAGGCGCAGGCCCTGGGGTTCAAGACCTTCCGCTTCGTCGACCCCCATGGCCTCTCGCCGCAGAACCAGGTGACGGCGGGCGAGTTCGCCCGGTTCGCCCGGCTCTACATCCAGCTCCACCCCGAGTCGCTGGAGATGCTCCACAGCCAGAAGGAGTACTCCTATCCCCAGTATGAGAACCTCTCCGACGCCCGCCAGGCCGTGACCTCCCCCGAGGCCCACGAGCCGATCACGCAGATGAACCGCAACGGCCTGCTCTGGACCTACGAGGGCGTCGATGGTCTGAAGACCGGCTTCGTGGATGAGGCCGGTTTCAACCTGGCGGTCACGGCCCAGCGGGGCGGCATGCGGCTGGTCGGCGTGCTGCTGGGCATCCAGGCCGACTCCATCCCCGAGGGCTCGGCCAAGCGGGAGGCCGAGGGCGCGGCTCTGCTGAGCTGGGGCTTCAACAACTTCGTCACCGTGAAGCCGCAGATGCCCGAGGTCAAGCCCGTGCGGGTCTGGAAGGGCGCCGCCAATGAGGTGACCCTCCAGGCCGCCGGCGGGACGCCGACCCTGGTGCTGGAGAAGGGGCTGGAGTCGTCGCTGACCGCCTCCGTGCGGCAGGAGGAGTCCGTCACCGCTCCGGTCGCCAAGGGGCAGAAGCTGGGCGAGGTGATCTTCGCCGCGGACGGCCAGGAGGTCGCCCGGCTGGACCTGGTGGCGGCGGAGGACGTGCCGCAGGGCGGCTTCTTCAAGCGGATCTGGGACTCGCTGAAACTCTGGATACACGGGTTCTTTAACCGCTGA
- the bshC gene encoding bacillithiol biosynthesis cysteine-adding enzyme BshC, with protein MHIERVPGIALSPSGAVAAYLGDWARVAPAYEYDWRRQESFERRAAYLTGGGYAGDRAAVAAALERYNRALGADEASLENARLLGRPETLAAVTGQQAGILTGPAYSIYKAMTTIRLARQQSQRLGVPVVPVFWIAGEDHDWHEVSWVMVPAGNETRRLALSERFDGERRSVALAPMPASVSDLIDEFAQLMPDTEFKEEVIAHLREAAVGGPALDPEATGGAPSLADWFGRLMAWVFRGTGLVFLNSSDPALRRIEAPFFARALQQQAEVEAACAAGVDRWERELGFACTVEQTPNSLNLFIYIDGERLPLLGEGDRVWVRGRPDLSWSRSELVDLALRSPERFSTNVVLRPVVQSYLLPDLFYVGGPGEISYFGLLRDVYRAMGRQMPVVVPREGFTLVEPPIARILQKHELTLDDAFHRLDDLRQELLEREDRLGIAQAFASFRQDFERRHAELAALVLQLDPGLGQVVEENRRQIEHQINRLEEKAKQQHRKNCETALRQFDRLKANLTPNGLQERAFSILPYLVKYGPDLVRRLVDEVPLEEGWSHRAIYL; from the coding sequence ATGCATATTGAACGGGTGCCGGGTATTGCCCTGAGCCCCAGCGGCGCGGTTGCGGCCTACCTGGGCGACTGGGCGCGCGTGGCTCCTGCGTATGAGTACGACTGGCGCCGGCAGGAGAGCTTCGAACGGCGGGCCGCCTACCTCACCGGCGGCGGGTACGCCGGCGACCGGGCCGCGGTGGCCGCGGCCCTGGAGCGGTACAACCGCGCCCTGGGCGCGGACGAGGCCTCGCTGGAGAACGCCCGCCTGCTGGGCCGGCCGGAAACCCTGGCCGCGGTGACCGGCCAGCAGGCCGGGATCCTCACCGGGCCGGCCTACTCCATCTACAAGGCCATGACCACCATCCGGCTGGCCAGGCAGCAGAGCCAGCGGCTGGGGGTGCCGGTGGTCCCGGTGTTCTGGATCGCCGGCGAGGACCACGACTGGCACGAGGTGAGTTGGGTGATGGTGCCGGCGGGGAACGAGACCCGCCGGCTCGCCCTGAGCGAACGGTTCGACGGGGAGCGGCGCTCGGTCGCCCTCGCGCCCATGCCCGCCTCGGTGAGCGACCTGATCGACGAGTTTGCCCAGCTCATGCCGGATACCGAGTTCAAGGAGGAGGTCATCGCGCACCTGCGGGAGGCGGCGGTCGGCGGGCCGGCGCTGGATCCGGAGGCCACCGGGGGCGCACCGTCGCTGGCCGACTGGTTCGGCCGGCTGATGGCCTGGGTCTTCCGGGGCACCGGCCTGGTCTTCCTCAACTCGTCCGACCCGGCGCTGCGGCGCATTGAGGCGCCCTTCTTCGCCCGTGCGCTGCAGCAGCAGGCGGAGGTGGAGGCGGCCTGTGCCGCTGGCGTCGACCGCTGGGAGCGGGAGCTGGGGTTTGCGTGTACCGTTGAGCAGACGCCGAACAGCCTGAATCTCTTCATTTATATTGACGGCGAGCGGCTGCCCCTGCTGGGGGAGGGGGACCGGGTCTGGGTGCGGGGCCGCCCCGACCTCTCCTGGAGCCGGTCCGAGCTGGTGGATCTGGCCCTGCGGAGCCCCGAGCGCTTCTCCACCAACGTGGTGCTGCGGCCCGTGGTGCAGTCGTACCTGCTGCCCGACCTGTTCTACGTCGGCGGGCCGGGCGAGATCTCCTACTTCGGGCTGCTGCGCGATGTCTACCGGGCGATGGGCCGGCAGATGCCCGTCGTCGTGCCCCGGGAGGGCTTTACCCTGGTGGAGCCGCCCATCGCGCGCATCCTGCAGAAGCACGAGCTCACCCTGGACGACGCCTTCCACCGGCTGGACGACCTCCGCCAGGAGCTGCTGGAGCGGGAGGACCGCCTGGGGATCGCACAGGCCTTCGCGTCCTTCCGGCAGGACTTCGAGCGCCGCCACGCCGAGCTGGCTGCCCTGGTGCTGCAGCTGGATCCGGGGCTCGGCCAGGTGGTGGAGGAGAACCGGCGGCAGATCGAGCACCAGATCAACCGGCTGGAGGAGAAGGCGAAGCAGCAGCACCGGAAGAACTGTGAGACGGCGCTGAGGCAGTTCGACCGGTTGAAGGCCAACCTGACACCCAACGGGCTGCAGGAGCGCGCCTTCAGCATCCTGCCGTACCTGGTGAAGTACGGGCCTGACCTGGTTCGCCGCCTGGTGGACGAGGTGCCGCTGGAGGAAGGCTGGTCGCACCGGGCCATCTACCTCTAG
- a CDS encoding pyrroline-5-carboxylate reductase family protein, translating to MNDKIAIIGAGPLASILAHRIPTSVRKVIIGRPKAAAVALADEVGGIASDQASAVRGCRVVFLAVPTPDVAQALADIRPHLSPEALVVNTAVDVPTADLADDRLHVGAAKIIGHPQELEQGARAVVVLDHVGPADAELLTALLADLGPVIRGDERTVEAAARALSEVLAGARDELRRRLAEAGLPADVVPAAIAAAAPGVLRAMALSEDNAAERGIRRHAGAGETAASRVSH from the coding sequence GTGAACGACAAGATCGCGATCATCGGCGCCGGACCGCTGGCGTCGATTCTGGCGCATCGCATTCCCACCTCCGTCCGCAAGGTGATCATCGGGCGCCCGAAGGCCGCCGCGGTGGCCCTGGCCGATGAGGTCGGCGGCATCGCCTCCGACCAGGCCAGCGCCGTGCGGGGATGCCGCGTGGTGTTCCTGGCCGTGCCCACCCCAGACGTGGCGCAGGCGCTCGCGGACATCCGGCCGCATCTTTCGCCGGAGGCCCTGGTGGTCAACACGGCCGTCGATGTGCCGACGGCGGACCTCGCGGACGATCGGCTGCACGTGGGCGCTGCCAAGATCATCGGTCACCCCCAGGAGCTGGAGCAGGGCGCCCGGGCCGTGGTCGTTCTGGACCATGTCGGGCCCGCCGATGCGGAGCTGTTGACCGCCCTGCTGGCCGACCTGGGTCCGGTGATCCGGGGCGACGAGCGGACCGTGGAGGCCGCGGCCCGGGCCCTGTCCGAGGTGCTGGCCGGGGCCCGCGACGAACTCCGCCGTCGCCTGGCGGAAGCCGGGCTGCCGGCCGACGTGGTGCCCGCGGCGATCGCCGCGGCGGCGCCCGGCGTGCTCAGGGCGATGGCGCTGAGTGAGGACAATGCGGCGGAGAGGGGGATCAGGCGGCACGCAGGGGCCGGCGAGACTGCTGCTTCGCGAGTCTCGCACTAG
- a CDS encoding 3-hydroxyacyl-CoA dehydrogenase family protein, translating into MSVRIWGIVGTGPSGRGIAQLVATQGLEVIMVGRSEEELEQARRQLDLALQHEIEKWALTQSEKRAILARISMTTDINELAKADFVIATLVVEIAEDKEIFRTLDQVCRREVILASNTSTLSITEMASATNRPDKVIGCHFLQPIPRTRVVQVVRGLKTSDETVSQVMALMERLGRTGVEVFESPGYITTRLIVPLINEACQVLMEGVASAEDIDTAMRLGFEMPRGPLEIADRIGLDTVLVMAERLWREYGDLKYRPAPILKKLVRAGHLGVETGEGFFKYDADGARIKNGRTGR; encoded by the coding sequence ATGTCGGTTCGCATCTGGGGAATCGTCGGCACCGGCCCCAGCGGGCGCGGGATCGCGCAGCTGGTCGCCACCCAGGGTCTGGAAGTGATCATGGTGGGCCGCTCTGAAGAGGAGTTGGAGCAGGCCCGCCGGCAGCTGGACCTGGCGCTGCAGCACGAGATCGAGAAATGGGCGCTCACCCAGTCCGAGAAGCGGGCGATCCTGGCCCGCATCAGCATGACCACGGACATCAACGAACTGGCCAAGGCAGACTTCGTCATCGCCACCCTGGTCGTGGAGATCGCGGAGGACAAGGAGATCTTCCGGACGCTGGACCAGGTCTGCCGGCGCGAGGTCATCCTGGCCTCCAACACCTCCACCCTCTCCATCACCGAGATGGCCTCGGCCACCAACCGACCCGACAAGGTCATCGGCTGCCACTTCCTGCAGCCCATCCCCCGGACCCGGGTGGTACAGGTGGTACGCGGTCTGAAGACCAGCGACGAGACCGTCTCCCAGGTCATGGCCCTCATGGAGCGGCTCGGCCGCACCGGCGTGGAGGTCTTCGAGTCGCCGGGGTACATCACCACCCGGCTGATCGTCCCGCTGATCAACGAGGCCTGCCAGGTGCTCATGGAGGGCGTCGCCTCGGCCGAGGACATCGACACCGCCATGCGCCTGGGATTCGAGATGCCCCGGGGCCCCCTGGAGATCGCGGACCGCATCGGCCTGGACACCGTGCTGGTCATGGCGGAGCGGCTCTGGCGGGAGTACGGCGACCTGAAGTACCGGCCGGCCCCGATTCTGAAGAAACTGGTGCGCGCCGGCCACCTGGGCGTGGAGACCGGCGAGGGCTTCTTCAAGTACGACGCCGACGGCGCTCGGATCAAGAACGGGAGGACTGGCCGATGA
- a CDS encoding acetate/propionate family kinase, translated as MKILVLNCGSSSIKYQLLDMETESVLAIGKVERVGMEDAIFEYKGAGEKIKEIGTILDHTAGVRKVLKALTDPVHGVIQAPEEIAAVGHRVVHGGEAFVKSVIITDEVKRTLRELFDLAPLHNPANLTGILAAEAALPHAPGVAVFDTAFHATMPRKAFLYALPYAMYKGHKVRRYGFHGTSHKYVSQRAADLLGRPLEEVNLITCHLGNGSSVTAVQGGKSVDTSMGFTPLAGLIMGTRAGDLDPGVIPYIMAREEIGISEVNSMLNKHSGILGISGISSDMRQIEEEMEKGDPRAVETFEMMEYRLRKYIGAYAAVLGRVDGIVFTGGIGENSPLFRKAVCQNLGFLGVTFDEEANNCRGQERIISGPDSKVAVMVIPTNEELMIARETAELIRNR; from the coding sequence ATGAAAATCCTGGTGCTCAACTGCGGCTCGTCGTCCATCAAGTATCAGCTGCTGGACATGGAGACCGAGTCCGTCCTGGCGATCGGCAAGGTCGAGCGGGTCGGCATGGAGGACGCCATCTTTGAGTACAAGGGCGCCGGCGAGAAGATCAAGGAGATCGGCACCATCCTCGACCACACCGCCGGCGTGCGCAAGGTCCTGAAGGCGCTGACGGATCCGGTCCACGGGGTCATCCAGGCACCGGAGGAGATCGCGGCGGTGGGCCACCGGGTCGTCCACGGCGGCGAGGCCTTCGTCAAGTCGGTGATCATCACCGATGAGGTGAAGCGCACGCTGCGGGAGCTGTTCGACCTGGCGCCGCTGCACAACCCGGCCAACCTCACCGGCATCCTGGCGGCCGAGGCCGCCCTGCCCCACGCCCCCGGCGTCGCGGTCTTCGACACGGCCTTCCACGCCACCATGCCCCGCAAGGCGTTCCTCTACGCCCTGCCCTACGCCATGTACAAGGGGCACAAGGTGCGCCGGTACGGCTTCCACGGCACCTCCCACAAGTACGTGTCGCAGCGGGCCGCGGACCTGCTGGGCCGGCCGCTGGAGGAGGTCAACCTCATCACCTGCCACCTGGGCAACGGCTCGTCGGTCACGGCCGTGCAGGGCGGCAAGTCGGTGGACACCTCCATGGGCTTCACGCCCCTGGCGGGCCTGATCATGGGCACCCGCGCCGGCGACCTGGACCCTGGGGTCATCCCCTACATCATGGCCCGGGAGGAGATCGGCATCTCCGAGGTCAACTCGATGCTCAACAAGCACAGCGGCATCCTGGGCATCTCGGGCATCTCCAGCGACATGCGCCAGATCGAGGAGGAGATGGAGAAGGGCGACCCGCGGGCCGTCGAGACCTTCGAGATGATGGAGTACCGGCTGCGCAAGTACATCGGCGCCTACGCCGCGGTGCTGGGCCGTGTGGACGGCATCGTGTTCACCGGCGGCATCGGCGAGAACTCGCCGCTCTTCCGCAAGGCCGTGTGCCAGAACCTGGGCTTCCTGGGCGTGACCTTCGACGAGGAGGCCAACAACTGCCGGGGCCAGGAGCGGATCATCTCCGGACCCGACTCGAAGGTGGCGGTCATGGTCATCCCCACCAACGAGGAGCTGATGATCGCCCGGGAGACGGCGGAGCTCATCCGCAACCGCTGA
- a CDS encoding IS1182-like element ISSyth2 family transposase has protein sequence MLREHGHAQRKYELVLIEDLVPQDHLLRKIQAILDTDFIRERTARFYSDRGRPAIDPVVLVKMELIAYLFGIRSDRRLVEEIRVNVAYRWFLGLGLTDPVPHFTTPGKNYSRRWKDSGLFEELFDHVVKQAIDAGYIDGRMIFTDSSHLKANANKRRIAKEGTKGVTLEDIARARERHLAARRAEREECAANDDTEDGLLAAVNADREAHGLKPLPERKEDPQPDLSVDEMTVSLTDPEAAMLRREGKPDGFHYLQHRTVDGRHGFILDVLVTSAAMTDAQVYPTCLSRVDRHGLKVEKVGVDAGYNTLEVLHLLSKRGIQAAVAHRRHPSPKELMGKWRFKYDASRDAYRCPAKQWLTYVTTNRDGYRVYRSDASVCASCPLLGQCTRSTTKQKVIHRHLYEHLREEAREFVKTDEGQRLAQRRRETVERSFADAKELHGLRYARYRGRKRVQHQCLVSALAQNLKKLALLESRRSSYALSA, from the coding sequence GTGCTTCGGGAACATGGACATGCTCAGCGCAAGTATGAGCTCGTGCTGATCGAAGACTTGGTGCCCCAAGATCATTTGCTCCGGAAGATCCAAGCGATACTTGATACTGACTTCATCCGGGAACGCACGGCCAGGTTCTACAGCGACCGGGGGCGACCGGCCATCGATCCAGTAGTGCTGGTGAAGATGGAGCTCATCGCATACCTCTTCGGCATCCGATCGGATCGGCGTTTGGTCGAGGAGATCCGGGTCAACGTCGCCTACCGCTGGTTCTTGGGGTTGGGGCTTACCGATCCGGTCCCGCACTTCACCACGCCAGGTAAGAACTACAGCCGTCGGTGGAAGGACTCCGGCCTGTTTGAGGAACTGTTCGACCATGTCGTCAAGCAGGCCATTGATGCCGGATACATCGATGGTCGCATGATCTTCACCGATTCCAGCCACCTGAAGGCAAACGCCAACAAGCGTCGGATTGCCAAAGAAGGTACGAAAGGCGTTACCCTGGAGGACATCGCCAGAGCCCGGGAACGGCACCTGGCGGCTCGTCGGGCCGAACGGGAAGAGTGTGCGGCAAATGATGATACGGAGGATGGCTTACTGGCCGCAGTGAACGCTGACCGCGAGGCCCACGGGCTGAAGCCCTTGCCCGAACGCAAAGAAGACCCGCAGCCGGATCTGTCGGTTGACGAGATGACGGTCAGCCTGACGGACCCGGAAGCGGCGATGCTTCGCCGTGAGGGGAAGCCTGACGGGTTTCACTACCTGCAGCACCGCACCGTCGATGGTCGCCACGGCTTCATCCTCGACGTGCTCGTCACGTCGGCGGCGATGACCGACGCCCAGGTTTACCCCACGTGCCTTTCCCGTGTTGACCGGCACGGGCTGAAGGTCGAGAAGGTTGGAGTCGATGCCGGGTACAACACCTTGGAGGTTCTGCACCTGCTGTCCAAGCGAGGGATTCAGGCTGCGGTAGCGCATCGCCGTCACCCTTCGCCCAAGGAACTGATGGGCAAGTGGCGCTTCAAGTATGACGCTTCACGGGATGCCTACCGCTGCCCGGCCAAGCAGTGGCTGACGTACGTCACCACCAACCGTGACGGCTACCGAGTCTACCGATCCGATGCTTCGGTTTGTGCGTCGTGTCCACTCCTTGGCCAGTGTACTCGCTCCACCACGAAGCAGAAAGTGATCCATCGCCACCTCTACGAGCACCTGCGGGAAGAGGCGCGGGAGTTTGTGAAGACGGATGAAGGGCAGCGCCTCGCACAGCGTCGGCGGGAAACGGTAGAGCGCAGTTTTGCCGATGCCAAAGAGTTGCACGGTCTGCGGTATGCGCGATACAGAGGCCGAAAACGTGTGCAGCACCAGTGCCTGGTGTCGGCCCTGGCGCAGAACTTGAAGAAGCTGGCCCTCTTAGAGAGCCGGCGATCTTCGTATGCCTTGAGCGCCTAA